From the genome of Carassius auratus strain Wakin chromosome 29, ASM336829v1, whole genome shotgun sequence:
acatatttctttatattaatttccttttcgtaacatactctagttcttgttaaaacaccctagatgtgctttttttgtgcagttagagcactttttgtgtgaaatcatatttattttgtccatcaaaggtgtactttcactttaactgagcgtcagcagcgctgcaaaaatagacccagcgccgaaacgatcgcggcactgctgcttctgctctgcttctgcaacgctctgccgcgcagcttctgtgtgtggtgtgaacgctctcatctgttaacataggcaccgaaaaaaatacgcgctgcttctgctctgctgcagcttgcggtgtgaacccggcctaagggttacaaaaaaataaattaaatttttataatttattattaatactactattaaatacattttttaaatgagttCTGCCTtaagtgtaatatttatttttacattgttacatttttctctaaataataaaaataattactttgcaccttattcttatatttatttccGTATAATAATGCTTTAGCAATTACCTTGCattataacaaaaatgtgttataataataattaatatacataaGTAGCGGCTATTTTTAatcatacaaattaataataatgattatgagTATTATTGTTGTCTAATAATTGTATTGCATATTTCTATATTCTGTGTAGTAATTCTTGGGCAATGCTTTATGTAAACAACAATTATGCCAAAATAGTACTTTgaattaaagggaaaaaaaacaagtattaTTTTAGTGTGTTGCTCAAGGCTGTCAGTTTCTGCAGAAGTCAGTCTCACCTTGTATCTCTTCATGCAGTCTTTCTTGGAGCGTCCAGGCACGGCCTCCGAGATCTTCTCCCAGCGCTCCGGCGTGTTCACCGGGAAGGTCTTCAGCGCCTGCTCCAGAAGCTTCTGTTCCTCTGTGGTCCAGGGTGAGGAGTTGGATTCAGCGCCTACAGCTGGAGGAAACCATGTTCAGAATGAGACTGTTTTGCAGCGGTATACTGTGATGACTCACAGGGCTGCAGGATGAATCAGATTTTAATCATGACCACTATTCATGCTTCTCTCGATTTAAGCGTAATCATTTGTATTTAGCATTGGCAAGAAGCCTCCACAAGCTTTCATGGCTGCGGTTGCCAGATCCCCCAATAAGAGATTTTCCAAAAATCAATAGATTTTCTTCCTAGTGGTTTAatcttaacttaatatttttttattttaacaaaataatcgtgattattAGCTTGCATTATACATTGCAACATGTGACAgatctttatatttaattaaatatatatataagtcttattttattaattacgtGGCACTTCATTCTAATTCGACCTCATataataatgaacatttttttaattaattgttaatattgtttatttatataaaaaatacatttaattaattacttgGCACCTTATTGTGTGATAtggatattatataaatacaattaatcagTTTAATTAATATTCAGAATTTTTAGTTGTAATGAGCTTTACGgatattataagtattattataattaatttcaattgttataaataattataataatataaatacaaattaaaaaaaaatcttaatttatggATTACTCttcattgtaatttttaatatttgttctagatttattatataatatattattgtcaTTGTTCTGATTTGGCTTCTGGTCAGCTTGCATTATATTAAAAGTGTGTGTTATAAACAAAATCGTATTATATACTCTCTTATTACTCTAATTCTACCATGTCAATATTTATGATAAACAGTTGATCCATTGTCGTGCACCTTACCATCGAATCTCTCTGAGGGCGCAGCGTTGTCTACCGTCTGAGGAACAACTGAATGCTCCTTCTTGAACTTCTCAAAGGCCTTTCGGTTAATCTCATCTTTCTGGTGAGGATCTGCCATCAAGAAAAGCAAATTAGCCGTACTACTTCCATCCTGCGTGCGGCATAAACCCAGTCCGCGGTTACGTACCCAGCTTCTGCAGTGTTTTTGCTTTATTGATGACGTCTTTGGCGGTTCTCTTCACGCCGCTGCTGGAGTGCTGGTTCATGTAGCTGGCGATCACCTCCCATCTGTCCGATCACAGCACATGTCGGTCAGGAACACGGGATCAGTCTGTGTTACAGCAGATGCTTTTCATGGAGACTCACCTGGCGTTGGTTCCGGCGGGAAACAGGTTGACTGCTTTGATGAGAAGCTGCAGGTCTTCCTCGTTCCAGCCTCTGTTAttggctcctcctcctcctcctgcgcTGGTTTGCTCCGCCCCCCGCACCGCCTGCTGCGCCTGCATCTCCGCCTCCTTCTCCTTCTGCATCTGATTGTTCACCTCCTGCAcctgcaagcacacacacacacacacacctcagagcAGCATTCAGACGTTTCTCTTCAGCAGGGGATCATGAAATGAATCCAACCTGACAGTCAAGTAACATGATTCTcctaaagatttatattttaaacaaacgcTACTTTATATTCACCAGAAAAAtcctaaaaatatattataaactttATGGTTTCCAAATGTGATAATTGCTATTATTAATaacaagttattaaataatattagttttgtaattgcaatattaataattattaacagtaattttttaatatttcaaatattgttttataaaaatatatattatggctttgaaaataattataattactaattattagtagtagtatttttgcTGTTCTttatgaactttaaaaaaaaaaaaacactgcttccacaaaaatattcaaaatgtgttacacaatgatataaaatattcttattaatattagattttacattttattattgtatattataattatttcaaaaattgtattaatataaattgtattaaaatgtttgttattaatattactgaGCACCTTATTCTAATTCTACCTTAATATTTgttattgcttttattattttttgtcattatttatgtgaaataatgcTTTGGTAATCAGCTGTCATGTTAcagatattataatattaattatagtgATCTTGAGATTTATCAATTGTATTCattattactaataattaattataataataataattattattcatatttcaaataaatgctgttcttttgaacttattcataaaaaaaatgctgaaaaataaaatgtatcacagtttccactaaaatatatttggttttcaacattgataatcagaaatgtttcttgagcagcaaatcatcatattctaataatttctgaagatcatgtgacactgaagactggaggaattcagtaattctgaaaattcagcagagcatcacaggaataaattacattttaacagagattcacatagtaaacagttgttttaaattaaaataatattttcacaatttctAGTTCATATAAATAAACGTGTACATGCACCGCAGAATTACAgctcaataaagagtgtaaaTGAGGAGCTGTTTCTCACCTGTTTCTCCAGAGCTGCTTTACTCTGTTCTTTATTCCCTGAAGCCAAAGCTTCATTCAGCGTCTGCAAACTACAAATCAAACCAACAAACATTCAATATTCCTCCAGCGTGCAGCAGTGTTTGAGAGAAGTAAAACATCATTATATTTCCCAGCTCCACCTGCTCAGCTCCAAGCGATCGCAGAGcttctccacctcctccatcatcCTGACGCCGTCGGCTTCATTGTCTGTGAAGTAGCTGTGAGTCTGAGAGAagaagcagagagacagagatgaggATGAGAAGCTCTCGGAGCTGAATGTGTGAGATGATGTGGAGGGTCTCCTGCCTTGCAGGTCGTCCTGAGCTTCTGCCGCTCTTTCTTGATAGCTTTCTTCTGgacttctttctctttcttggcCTGCTGTGCTGCCTGTCTCGCCagctcctcctccttctccttcaGCATCCGCGCCGCCTTCTCCTCCTCCTGacgcacctgcacacacacagcaacgACAGAGAGTCACTTACACACAATATATGCACAAATATccagatatatgtatatacacagagagagagagagagagagagagaggggtttaCTTAATACACCATGTGCACAATTATTCAGtaagttgtatttttgaggatAAATTGTATTATTGAACTGCTGCAGTGCTCTCGGTCAATCCAAAATGGTAATAAACCTCAAACCTGAAGTTTTAAAGAAAGTAAAAGTGAGGTTTTGGCTTTCTTAGGAGAATATCTATGTGAGCACAATtgtgaacctggagcacaaaccagtctaaagtgtttttttttatttttaagatgtaTACATCACCTGATAGcagaataaatgatctctccattgatgtgtggtttcttaggaggacaatatttggccgagatgcaactatttgaaaatctggaatctgcttttgtgctccagggtctctctctctctctttctctctctctctcacacacacacacacacacacacacacacacacacacacacacacacacacacacacacacacacacacacaccttaaaaatatatatattatacaaaaccGAAACAGAGAAATACAGTGAAGTGAAGTGCAAGACAAACGTTCAGCTAAAGCAGTGATTCCTTCATCCAGCATTCAAGCACAGTTACACATCTGTAAATAGAGACAGTTATTCCAGAAGAGTTTGGAGGCACTGACCCGCTCCTTCTCCTCCTGCTCTCGTTTCCTCGCCTCTGCTTTGGCCTTCTTCTCCGACTCTTTCCTGGCTTTCTCCTCCTCTTTGAATTTCTTGATTCGCGGGTCGCAGTTGTAGGCCGTGTCtgaaacacatcacacacacactgacgcaGACGCTCACAGTGAGATCACGACCCTGTGTCTGAACCGATAATTACCAACGAGTGTCCGGATCCTGTTCATCTCTTCCTTCTTCCTCTGCGCTCGAGAGGCTCGGTTCTGTTTCTCAATCCACCTTCTCTCATctcgactgacacacacacacacacacacacacaaacaccaaagTACTGTCAGTTTAGTAGATAGTTTTAGtcatatttaagacattttttgttttcacttttattttaaattaaagttttacaCACTAAGACCACAAAATGTTTTAGCATTATTGagaaataattgtttataatatttaaaagagtttttaattttatattttgttttcatttttattcaagtCTTAGACAATATCACAAAGTACAAaaagaaaacggttattttattataatgagaaacaaaatgtagtttttgttattattatttaaattagtttttaattcatattttgaattcttttaatttttagattttctgttataacttttaattttaataaaaaatttagacAAATACTACAAAGTTCAAAAGTACAAATATCTacaatttcttttaatattttgaattagtttttatttttatattttctgtttttatttttctgtttaaaattttagtaattttgtgtgttattttcatttttatttttcattatccTTTACTTTTTTATGACTACAtagttgtttttaattcatttttattttagttttagttatataTCAACttaaaacattagaaatattgcctagtaactttttctaaaattatttatttttaagtgacaatgatttttttatggtttagtgtgttaactataataaccctgtgcagtaataaatacaatattacaaaatacCAAACCAAAaccaataataaatattatttaccaTTCAGCTTTTTCCTTTTCCTCCTCATCTAAATATGAAAATTCCCTCCACGAGTCAAAGTTGTACCTtcgaaaaaaaaagggaaaacaattatatagttttttttgtttctctggCATTATCTTGGCTTTAAATCTATGAATAAGtcatagatatagatatagaaacCACTATGAATAAGTCATAGGTGATATTTCCTTACCAAAAGGAATAGAAATGATCGACCTCTTCAAAAGAGGCGTCCTTGCTTCCCAGACTCGGGACGTGTTTTTTCACAGACCATCTGATTGAGAGAAACACATCAGCGTGATCTCAAAGCTCTGAACCTGAATCCTCTGAATCAGTCATGTGAGGCGTTTACCTGCTGTTCCTCTCAAACACCGGCGCAAACACCTCGAAGAAGTTCTCTTTGCCTTCTGCTTTAGAAGGAACCATGTTATCAAACGTGGGATCCACGCTGTCAAACGCTCTCCGCTTCACCGGATCCGACAGCATCTCCATCGCTGCAGCACACCAGAGCAGATTCAGGACCTGAAGAATGATTCTCCTACACTCATCCCTTTCATTTCACTTATGATAAAGCAATAAAGTCCAAACCTTTTGTTATGCAAGTGAAATAATCATTATCTCCCTCCACAATCTGCTCTCCGGCTGCTTTCCTCTTGTCCGGGTGATGTTTGAGGACCATGGCTTTATCTGCGGAGAACACGCAGCATGTTAATACGAAATATCTTGAATGTTCTTAAGTCTCTTCAGCTCACCAAAaaatgtgatatattattactatttgaaGTAACTGTCTTCTATGTGAGCATATagtaaactgtcatttatttctgtgatgcgctgctaaattttcagcatcattcctccagtctccagagtcacatgatcttcagaaatcatgaaaatcttATATTCGAAAagagaatatttttgtggaaataaacTATTCTggggattctctgatgaatacaaagttcaaaagaacagcatttatttcaaatagatacattacaaatgtaattttgatcatttttcttctgagttaatttaaaataaaataaaaaaaattctgacccaaacttttgaatgatgtaGTGAATCATggtatgttttctttaaatatttctgttttcaacattgataataaatcacaaatgtttctaaagtgtgacgctgaagactaaagctgaaaatacagctttgatcacaaaaataaattgcagTTTAACAGATACTCACAAAGAAAAACCGctatattaaatagtaaaaatatctaacaatttttattgcatttatgatcaaataaatgcagccttgctatTTAGTATTATACAATGatttccaaacacacacaaactcaaacttACGAGCAGCTTTGATCTGTTTCTGGGTTGCTTTGTACCGGACGCGTGCGAGACCTAAAACAGCGTAGTGATCCTGGTTCTGTAACATCAAGAACAGCATTGTGTCAATGCATCGAGCTCACAGCGTCTCTCAGCTCTGACAGACAGAAGAGCGTCGAAACACACACACCTTCCAGTCTTTAGGGTCCAGTGTCTTCAGCATGGGATACTCCTCCAGCTGCAGCTCCtcgtcctcctcttcctcagacagctcctcctcttcctccagctcTTGAAACGAAGCTGACACATTTCTACTTCTGCGCTTCAGAAACGCCTCGAACCAGCGACCCACCGGCTCCACCTGAACCTGCTCCGAGGCTGAGACAAAGATAGGACACATTtcactaaaacaaaactaaaagtaaaattatattttattagatgTTGTTACGCTATCCAAAAAGGAACAACACAAAACATAGAACAAATACAACTTTCACACctcaacatacatacatacatacatacatatatatatatacacacactgatcATGTATAACATTATGACCACTGACAGTGCAGTGAATAACATTGAttacaaacacagacacatttatacttatatacacaaatatatatgcatacatatatatatatatatatacacacatatatacatatatgtatgtatgcatgtatatattatttacattaaatattatacacaatatatagcacacacatatatatatattttcatgaatTAACATAAGAAGAACTCAATTGCAATTGCACTAAGCAGTACAGTATTTGTTATagcttattaaaattaaatcacatcAGGGAAggtttgtttctgtgttttcatTCATCTCAGCTCGAAATGATTGATGTCATCTCTAAAGCATGCCAATACGACACATAATCACAACATCTGACTGTGAGAAGTGTTTCTGACATGATGTGTGTTTGTCAGCAGATCTCTCATTACTGTCACACTTACCGGCGACCGCGTCGAAAAGCGCTGTAAGCTGCCCGTCTGACGCCTCCTTCAGCATCTTCACGAGTTCACACACACGGACGACCTAAAGAGCTCGCATTAGCGGGAAAGATCGGCTCGATTCAGGTATTTCTAAGCCGCTGTTCCGCTCGGGTCGGCCTGATCCACATGGGCCGCGCACAGCTGTCTGTGTTACATCCGCAGGCTTCCGCCGCGCGACAGCGAGGTCACATTGGGTTCCGCTACAACAGCGTTACACCAATTCACCATGACAACGATAATTCCCGCCAAATACAGCTTAATTTTACTACTGTAAAACCACAGTAAAtaactatttttcttaatttcttaaaatcaATGACTAATATGACGGTACAGTTTTGTAGCAGTAATTAGTCAAATGATGGCATTTTGCTAGAAATAAtggccattttatttatttaacatgtatttatttattgtatgcaattattttaaacagGCTTTTCTACAACTCAATCATTACTAAATAATCTAGtaacataattatttatatagtgaatgattttattctataatatactgtaatacagtatttacaggaaaaaaatactgtaatactcATTTGTTAAATTTGGGATATAAGAAATATAAATGCaatgtcatttaaatattatacttgcgcaataataataaaaacagtataggaaaaaagtcattaaaaaatccattaatacatttatttattttttgtgaattttttttctttctctttctgaaaTTATAGATAAATTCTATGAATAAATGACTTCTATTATTAATACCTTATAAGGATTTAAGGTGCCAGCTGAATAATTAGAATTGGCAGTATTTTTCTcatgattcataaaaaaaagccattttaattgaAAACAAATAATTCTTCCATGTGATACAATCTttattgacaaataaaaatatcaattatgAACATCTGTACATATTACAGTAAACATACAGAAAATGTGGAGCCATTGGCATCTCAGGTAAGAGACAGTCTGACTCACAAACCTGTAAATCTACCAAAACACTCCTCAGGCCCAAAGCAGTTTACAGTTCACGCCTCACACAGCATCAGAATTCATTATGGGAACCTGAAATATTAGACTGTACATCTCGTGtggcaaataactttacatttagTTCATTAGTTTTGACACTTCACAtctcagtgtaatctaaaggaaagTGTTGTGTACATCCGCTCCATCCAAATGAATGACTGGCACTGACCTGCTCATTTTCACATATCAAAACACATccgcgacacacacacacacacacacacacacacacacacacacacacacacacacacacacacacacacacacacacacacacaggagtttGGGTTCAGCATGATTACAGCAGACTCACAGCATTTAGAGCAGCAGACATCAACAGACATGCATCAGTGTTTCAAACAAAAACAGTGACAGTACAATGAGTTTTAACGGAGGAAGAAGGCACCCAATCCTTACATCTGACCGATATTCAAGGCTTTGCTGGTGCCAAAAATTCCTTTGGGTTAATCTCACGAAACATTTACAGCTCATATTTCGtcttcttatttatatatatattgtttgtttttaatatggaaaatgtagcctatttttatGACCAttgagatttgtttttattgtaatcttGCATTAAGAAAATGAAACCTATTGTAATGacttaatgatttattttaataaatcaatatataaatatagtatttttaataAGGAAAATGACAAACTTAGATTGTTTAATTTAGataccttttccattttttttacagaaatacagtaaagtaaaaaataattaattaaataagcaTGAATTAAGggcagcaaaacaaaaaaataccatTATGTATAAATACCATATcctttaaataatacataattgtttgtacattatagaaataataatataaaaaaatgtgttgtaaaaaattataatggtcTTAAAAATAGGCTGCTTTATCTTtaagtatatatgtatacataaattatataaaataattgtttttgtgaaataGGACCCGTGCATGTTCTTGAATGGTTCTGTGAGATTCACCTGTtagcatttctttcttttctcggACAAAATTCACAGTTGTGTTCTTGTCACAATCACCTAAAGAAAGACCTCATAGAAAGAGTTAAGAGCAGAAGAGATTAATACATTTGCACTGTAGTTAAAAACCATCATACATTATTTGTCATCTTCAGTCTTTTAGTGTATCTACAAATGTTTGTTCTTTAATCAAAGCATAAAACGAGGTTACGACCCTCCCGCCCACCATCTAATTCCCAGAAATCTCATCGACCGGAATCTCTGATGCTTTCAGGAATCCAGTTATCCGGTCGGGAGCAGCAGTGAAGGGGGCTTTTAAAGGGTTGTCTGAGTCTTAAAGGGAAGTCTGGGGTCACAACAGCACTAATGGACTGAATTCAGAAAGGTCAAATGCTATAAAAGCCTGACATTCCCTACATCACAATCCCAGAATGCCGAGCTCTGCAGGTGAGAGTGATGGAGGAATAATGGAAGTGCACTTCCATGTAACTGGTTTGTAAAGCtggtcaattattattattcagttacaACAACTAAAACCGACTTCAATCATGAAATAAATCATTAAGGCGTTCTTCACCACAAATCCCACACGCTTTGGTTTGTCCCAAAGGTGGCCATGAGGTGTTGTGAGGGTCATAAAGCTCCAGGAGAAGTGTGTCGGTGGTTCATGTAGACAGAGgagtgttgatgtgtgtgtgttgtgctgtatgtgtgtgtgtgtcctatcTGAAGAGCGGTGTGAGGGTGCTGGGAGATGTTTGGGGCAGGAGCAGGTTTCCGTTGGTGGAGGTGGATGTGCGACTGATCCGCAGGCGTCTCAGGTAGTCGGCGTGAACAGGTTTGTGGCTCTGCAGGACCCTGATGGCCTCGTCGACAGGAAACCACTCACGCTTACGGCCTACGGGACAAATACTGCAGCATGAGCTAAATACACTGACAAATACATTACAatcttataaataaatgtactgtgGGGTCTTAAATCATTCTTATAACATGGATCATCATCTAGCAATagaaatatgtaattaaatatgataaaataaagtaAGTTTAAATTAAGttggttaatttttatttattttttgcaataaaagatatggtttaaatgtataaataaactataattaaaatattataattgaaaTTTGGGTGGGATGGGAAGGCAGTAAAAATATATAGAGATTTTTTTGGATCATTAAATTTAACAAATGCAAATAGATGCATTTTCACTTGTGGTCAtagaaacctgtgtgtgtgtgtgtgtgtgtgtgtgtgtgtgtgatatacatGTAGTCTGGAAAGACCCCGAGACCTGAATCCATCACAAAAGcagcacccaaacacacacaaactcaccgATATTGACCGAGTCCTCCCAGGCATCCAGCGTCTCTGTGACCGTCAGCACATACACGTACGTCCGGTGTTTCCGGTCCTGGTTCTGCTgttgtttaaatgaataataaactcTTTCAGTATGAGGGACTGTAATCACCTCATCTCACCATACATCCAATCAGGAGAGAGAGAAGAGCCTTACCTCAAACACACCGAGCAAACGTCCTAATTTACCCTTCactccagcctgagggagagagagagagagagagagagatcaaatcCACAACAGTCCTTCCTTTAGCCATGAGACTCCCAAAGTCAGGTATATATCAGCAGTTAAACCCTGACTGCTAGAAATGATGTAAAATGACAATGTGGCACCTCCTCGAAGACCTCGCGTACAGCAGCTCCACACGGCTCCTCCTCCGGCTCCATTCCTCCACCAGGAACGATCCACTGATCCGGGTTTCTACTGCTGCTGACCAACAGCACCTGCAGAAACCAGCGCAGAACTGATTCAGTCTCAGAGAACTGTGGGATAGATGGCAAGAACATTTCTGCCTCTGGTCTGCTAGGTTTCTGTGGTAAGTGCTTTACTGCAAACACACTTTCCATAATGTGAATTTGTGCAGTTTCTCCATCAAAACACATTAATCTCCGTTTACTCAATTATTGGGTTTAATGAAACAGAGAAACAATGTCATGATATTTTTGGCACAAATTTCGTGATCTGAAGGGGAGCACAAAGTCTACTGTATGTGTATGCACCATACTTTTAGAGTCTGGcccagtttaaaaaatatataattaaaactgtagttttaattaatattttggattagtctatattttcatattttataaatatattttcagttttcattttaattttccttaaagtttaattattttagttttttgtaatttatgtctatatagttattttaattattttacttcaatttagttattttaatgcattaagttgacctaaatgaaaatgataatgtTTCGTTGGAATAAAAGCTAGTAAGTTtaaggttttatttaattttagttaagttttttatagttttagttttagttaacgttAATAACCCTGGTCTGACCACCTTTTTAGAAAATAGCAAGAATAAAATACATCATATTAAAGAGCATTAGAAGGTTATAcatcacaaaaacattaattacaaGACAGCACAAATTAAATCATGTCTGCACTGCTTTCACCTGCTTACTTTACTCTCGGACATGACAAATAATGAATATTAGGTCTTTaggaatattataataattataataatttgaaatgttcATTCTTCAAACCCATTTCAACCTAGTTTCATTagtaatttgtttcatttttagtaattttattatgtgcttttgccatttttttttttttttttttacttctttttaaatattactgtttagGTGACTTTCGGCAGATGGACGCAGTGGAAGTGTGATTGTGATGGCACATCGTGCTCTCTGATTGGCTAATCTTCCAGCTGCTGATTGGCCCTCAGGTGTGTCCTGCACTAAGAGGATTGTGGGGGCAGTGTGACATCACTTGCGTCTGTCAAGTTCATGACACCTGCTGTCACCTGGCATGTTCAGTGCCAGGCTCAGGTTATTTTTGCAATGTGCCTCATAGCTGACAGTGAGGAACGGGTCACTTGCTTAAAGAGTTTGTGCTACAGAAACCACAAAAGAAAGCTTTCTGTACACAGGATTTGAATATATGTGTCATCTTGACAGTTCTTCTGTTTACATGCAGTGCatttaaaacagttgttttttGAAACACGTTAATCTAGTTCTGGTTTCCCACAGAAACCAGGGCTGGTCACACATGACCATAAGCTTAACATAAAAAAGAGCTTATTCTCAACCACTCAACCAACAAAGAAACCATGACCTGTGTGTTCCTGTCACTCTGTGATGAAGTACAGTACAATACAGTTCAAGAAAAGAGCATGACAATGA
Proteins encoded in this window:
- the LOC113047789 gene encoding diphosphoinositol polyphosphate phosphohydrolase 3-beta isoform X1 yields the protein MKFKPNQTRTYDREGFKRRAACLCFRNEREDEVLLVSSSRNPDQWIVPGGGMEPEEEPCGAAVREVFEEAGVKGKLGRLLGVFEQNQDRKHRTYVYVLTVTETLDAWEDSVNIGRKREWFPVDEAIRVLQSHKPVHADYLRRLRISRTSTSTNGNLLLPQTSPSTLTPLFR
- the LOC113047789 gene encoding diphosphoinositol polyphosphate phosphohydrolase 2 isoform X2, which translates into the protein MKFKPNQTRTYDREGFKRRAACLCFRNEREDEVLLVSSSRNPDQWIVPGGGMEPEEEPCGAAVREVFEEAGVKGKLGRLLGVFENQDRKHRTYVYVLTVTETLDAWEDSVNIGRKREWFPVDEAIRVLQSHKPVHADYLRRLRISRTSTSTNGNLLLPQTSPSTLTPLFR
- the LOC113047787 gene encoding dnaJ homolog subfamily C member 2-like codes for the protein MLKEASDGQLTALFDAVAASEQVQVEPVGRWFEAFLKRRSRNVSASFQELEEEEELSEEEEDEELQLEEYPMLKTLDPKDWKNQDHYAVLGLARVRYKATQKQIKAAHKAMVLKHHPDKRKAAGEQIVEGDNDYFTCITKAMEMLSDPVKRRAFDSVDPTFDNMVPSKAEGKENFFEVFAPVFERNSRWSVKKHVPSLGSKDASFEEVDHFYSFWYNFDSWREFSYLDEEEKEKAECRDERRWIEKQNRASRAQRKKEEMNRIRTLVDTAYNCDPRIKKFKEEEKARKESEKKAKAEARKREQEEKERVRQEEEKAARMLKEKEEELARQAAQQAKKEKEVQKKAIKKERQKLRTTCKTHSYFTDNEADGVRMMEEVEKLCDRLELSSLQTLNEALASGNKEQSKAALEKQVQEVNNQMQKEKEAEMQAQQAVRGAEQTSAGGGGGANNRGWNEEDLQLLIKAVNLFPAGTNARWEVIASYMNQHSSSGVKRTAKDVINKAKTLQKLDPHQKDEINRKAFEKFKKEHSVVPQTVDNAAPSERFDAVGAESNSSPWTTEEQKLLEQALKTFPVNTPERWEKISEAVPGRSKKDCMKRYKELVEMIKAKKAAQEQVAAKNKK